The window TAAATTTATGCTTATCAATAGTGATCTCCCTGTTGAGATAATAAAATCCAACAAACAATCCTAAAATTGAGAATACGATAGTAATAATAGCTACCACTAATAACGATTCAAAAACAAAAACTGCAATAAGATCTCCTATGATATTAGCTGTCATCATAAACAGAATTTTGTAAAAATTCAATTTTGGTTTATTCAAACTATCAAGTGAGATCCCAATAAACCGATCCAAAGGAAGCATTAAGCCGTAAATCATAAATACTCTGAATATTATAGTTGAGCCTGCATATTCTTTACCACCAATTAGTAGCATGAAATCTTCCGCGAATATAAATCCAATAATAACTAAAGGAATGATCAAAAATGTTAATGCACCAGAATAAGTGTAAAATAATTTTTTGAATTCTTGCTTATTGTTGTCAATGCTATTTTTTGATAATCTAGGAAATAATGTTGCTGAAAAACTTCTGAGAGGTACTTCAATTACTTCAATCATTTTAAGGGGTATGCCGTATAGAGCAACAGCTGAAGGGCCTAATATTGAACTTAAACCGATGATGAACGTATCAGCACTTCGAAGCAAGTTTGTACCGATAAGAGTTCCAGTACTATATTTCCCGAAATTTAGAATCATGCGGTTTGTTTCACGATTTGCTTTTGTAAAATATTTGATCCCATCCCATCCTAAAATCATACAAATGAGTGAGCTTGTTCCCATTATAATTAGCTGACCTGTAATTAGCTCTGCAACATTGAATTTGAAAAAGAATAAACTTGATAATATAAACATAAGAAATAAGCCTAATTCAAATGATTTGATAAAAAGAATTAAATCAAAACGCTGTTTGGCTTGTAGTATTGATTGTGAGTTTATTGAAGGTAAGTTAAGTAGGACATAAATTGGATAAAACTTGAAGAAAAACAAATAACCTGAGTTGGAAATACTATTGTTGAAAATTCGATATGTTACAAAAACAATAACTGAAAGGCTTACGGCAATGATAAGATTTATAAGCCAATTTGATCCGATAATTTTTTTTTGATTTTCAGCTGAAGCTCCTGAAAGAAAACGGACAACAGCTGTTTGTGTTAGTCCATTTCTCAGCATATCAACAAAACTACAACCTGTGATATATAACAACCACATCCCAAAATTATTCTTGTCGAGGTATTTTGCAAGAATAACAAAACTAATAAACCCAATTCCAGAAGTAATTATTTGCTGAGTAAGAGAGTGTACATTTTTTTCTTTAGATATTTTAGATACAATTGCTTTCAAATTAAACTATTTATCATTACTCGATAGCAAATGCTTCATAAACTTTCTGAAACGACTTCTCTTTTTTGGTATTTCACTAATAAAGTATTCTACCACATCAAGCTTTGCATTATTCAAAATTAAAAAGGCTTCATGGTTTAATGAACCTTTCAAATTTTGATAAACTTTTTGATCAGCGCTTGACCACACTCTTTTGGCTTGACATACAATATAAGTTGTGTCCAATTTCGATACAAGTTCAAATGGGTAAACATTATAAATGAGAGATGGAAGCTCAATAAAAATATATCTGTAATTTGAAAAAGAATTTATTTCAGGACATAATTCTTTGTAATCTTTTACATCCGAGTATTTATGGTTTAACTTGTAGCAGTAAGTATCTTCATCAATTTTTCCGTCCAGGTCATTAGAGTGATTTATGAATAGTACTTTATCTCCACTTTCTCTTATTTGTTGAACTAGTTCAGTCACAATTCTTGTTTTTCCTTCGTTATTTCTTGTACTTGTTATTCCAACTATTATTGGGCGACCAATTATCTTAGATGAAAGCAATTTTATATGTTGAATTATTTGCTCTGAAAGTTTTTTAATAATAAATGGAAAATCAATTTTGCGGAATTTTCTTGGAATAAACGGAAATGCACTAACCGTTTGCATTGATGTATGTGTTAGTGCCGTTTTTGGATTATTTATATTCCTATCTAACAATTCCAGTAAAATAAGAATGAGAAAACAAAGAATAAAGCCAAGTATTGCAGCACCAGGCATTAAGAATTTTTTCAGTTGAGTTTTTGGTGTAATGGGATAGAATGGAAATCCAACAGGCTTAATGTTTGAGGACAATTCAATATTTTGCTGTTTAAGTTTACTTGAGTTTAAACTATTTAATAGTGATAGGTATTCTTTTTCAGAAACCTCTATCTCCCGTTCAATACGTTTTAATTTAGCACCTAATGGAGCAAAAGTTGTGTAAGTCCTTTCTACTCCCGCTTTTCGTTCAGAATAAACGTTTAATCTGGCCTCACTTTCTTCGTATGCAATAATTGCCTCAAGCCATTGTGTCAATACTTCCTGAACAGGAATTCCCTCAATCGAGCTACTTGAAGTGAATTCATAATCGACAATTCTTCTTATTTCAGACTTAAGTTTAGTGAGCAGTTGATTCAGCCTTCTTATTTCATTTTGTGTTGACTCATTCGGTTCTGGTTCTGTTTCTAAAAAAGTAATTTTCTCAGTTAATATTGAGATTTCTTTAGTCTTATTTAGAATATCTTCTCTGTTAAATTTGATACCGGGTTGGGTGGCTAATTTGCTTTCAAGTTTTTCATATGCAGCCTTTGAAGCAGCTAAATTCATTTTCTCGTCCTGATAATCTCTATCAAGATTTTCTTTTTCAGCAGCAATATACTTTGTTTGTTCATAATAATTAATAATATTGTTATCCTTATTAAAACGAAGCAATTCATCCTCAGCCGATTGAAGTCTTTCATTTGCATTATTAACTTCTTCCTGGAAATATTTGACAACCTTATCTGACTGATTTTCTTTTATAAGCTTATAATTCTTAATAAAGACATTACTCAGTAATACAAGTGTATATTGACATATTCCAGGATCATTTGTTTTGTATGATAGTTGAACAATATCACTTGACTCAAGTCTTTTAACTCCTATTTTCTGTAAGGCTATAACACTATAATGAGCTATGTTATAATTCAGCAAACCATAAATGAAATTTGTATCATTCTTTTCCTTATAGGCGTAGAAGTTCTTTAATGTTTCTTCTAATTCATAACTATTATCAAACTCTTCATTCAGACGTTTCTCCAAGGATGATTGACCAACATCTTCCCTGATAAGCAGTTGGTCAGTATTTTCTATATTCAAAGCCATTAAATCATCACTAGATGGATTATCACTATCAACAACTTCATATTCTCCTTTTTTACCAACAATTAGGTTTGTACCCGATTT is drawn from Bacteroidota bacterium and contains these coding sequences:
- a CDS encoding oligosaccharide flippase family protein — protein: MKAIVSKISKEKNVHSLTQQIITSGIGFISFVILAKYLDKNNFGMWLLYITGCSFVDMLRNGLTQTAVVRFLSGASAENQKKIIGSNWLINLIIAVSLSVIVFVTYRIFNNSISNSGYLFFFKFYPIYVLLNLPSINSQSILQAKQRFDLILFIKSFELGLFLMFILSSLFFFKFNVAELITGQLIIMGTSSLICMILGWDGIKYFTKANRETNRMILNFGKYSTGTLIGTNLLRSADTFIIGLSSILGPSAVALYGIPLKMIEVIEVPLRSFSATLFPRLSKNSIDNNKQEFKKLFYTYSGALTFLIIPLVIIGFIFAEDFMLLIGGKEYAGSTIIFRVFMIYGLMLPLDRFIGISLDSLNKPKLNFYKILFMMTANIIGDLIAVFVFESLLVVAIITIVFSILGLFVGFYYLNREITIDKHKF
- a CDS encoding LysM peptidoglycan-binding domain-containing protein gives rise to the protein MNIIQIVRLLYRNAFLLIASGLVMALAVYLFLLNAPRTYESNTTIYTGIGSGMNLEGTGSAGDFFGTNMAYDNLLNIISSRETLEEVSLRLFAKHLLLEKADPKYISQTNYDKLMSIIPDDVFDLVVRRESIENRKNIEEKEEIKETKSFKKEPSKQKTVKNIYHIVQPDETLYSISRKYNIPLIKLMRLNDMSDNLIRAGDKLIINLSDKSEDKSIEAESKQFDKDGNIFYIPQYDENIESIALKFNISSSDLIIWNSLQERTVKSGTNLIVGKKGEYEVVDSDNPSSDDLMALNIENTDQLLIREDVGQSSLEKRLNEEFDNSYELEETLKNFYAYKEKNDTNFIYGLLNYNIAHYSVIALQKIGVKRLESSDIVQLSYKTNDPGICQYTLVLLSNVFIKNYKLIKENQSDKVVKYFQEEVNNANERLQSAEDELLRFNKDNNIINYYEQTKYIAAEKENLDRDYQDEKMNLAASKAAYEKLESKLATQPGIKFNREDILNKTKEISILTEKITFLETEPEPNESTQNEIRRLNQLLTKLKSEIRRIVDYEFTSSSSIEGIPVQEVLTQWLEAIIAYEESEARLNVYSERKAGVERTYTTFAPLGAKLKRIEREIEVSEKEYLSLLNSLNSSKLKQQNIELSSNIKPVGFPFYPITPKTQLKKFLMPGAAILGFILCFLILILLELLDRNINNPKTALTHTSMQTVSAFPFIPRKFRKIDFPFIIKKLSEQIIQHIKLLSSKIIGRPIIVGITSTRNNEGKTRIVTELVQQIRESGDKVLFINHSNDLDGKIDEDTYCYKLNHKYSDVKDYKELCPEINSFSNYRYIFIELPSLIYNVYPFELVSKLDTTYIVCQAKRVWSSADQKVYQNLKGSLNHEAFLILNNAKLDVVEYFISEIPKKRSRFRKFMKHLLSSNDK